The Primulina huaijiensis isolate GDHJ02 chromosome 12, ASM1229523v2, whole genome shotgun sequence genome has a window encoding:
- the LOC140990232 gene encoding cytochrome P450 CYP749A22-like encodes MGILFSIALFIIALLLLRFIYKVIWKPFRIQSAMRRQGITGPSYKLIHGSTKEAMFLKQQAAKGPMELSHDIFPRIHPNYYAWMKIYGKNFLSWNGPRPLMVISEPELVKEILSNKEGMYPKVKIDGVAEKLVGDGLVMTEGEKWSKLRKIANHAFYAESLKEMFPAMVASVETMIGNWKNYKGKELEVYHEFDLLSSEVIARTAFGSSYLEGRNIFAMLTKLGFLLFKNVDKVRVSDFIKGFKTKDDIESDKIEQSLRNSIMEIVRKREDKVFKGQGQNFGNDFLGSLLAAHHAADKKNRISVDNVIDECKVFFLAGHETTTSLLSWTFLFLAIHTDWQEKARNEVFQVFGQENPKSESLAKLKIVNMIINETLRLYSPVTNLTRRAKSNVRLGKYELPAHMEISIPTLELHRSREIWGEDAHLFKPERFAEGVAKATRNNPMAFLPFGFGPRTCVGLNFASNEAKIALSMILQQFKFTLSPSYVHSPIPLVTVRPQHGLPIILQPLER; translated from the exons ATGGGCATTCTTTTCTCAATTGCTCTGTTCATTATTGCACTGCTTTTGTTAAGATTTATCTACAAAGTAATATGGAAACCCTTTCGTATACAATCGGCGATGAGGAGACAGGGGATCACCGGCCCTTCATACAAATTAATTCATGGAAGTACTAAAGAGGCCATGTTCTTGAAGCAGCAAGCAGCCAAGGGTCCAATGGAATTGTCGCACGACATATTCCCTCGAATCCATCCTAATTACTATGCGTGGATGAAGATATATG GAAAGAATTTTCTTTCTTGGAATGGTCCTCGACCTCTTATGGTGATCAGTGAACCGGAGTTGGTTAAAGAAATATTGTCTAATAAAGAAGGCATGTATCCTAAAGTCAAAATCGATGGCGTCGCAGAGAAGCTCGTGGGAGATGGGCTTGTTATGACAGAAGGGGAGAAATGGTCGAAACTGCGAAAAATAGCCAATCATGCTTTTTATGCAGAAAGCTTGAAG GAAATGTTTCCTGCAATGGTTGCAAGTGTGGAAACTATGATAGGAAACTGGAAAAATTATAAAGGGAAAGAACTAGAAGTGTACCACGAATTCGATCTTCTAAGTTCTGAGGTGATTGCAAGAACAGCTTTTGGAAGTAGTTACTTGGAAGGGCGAAACATATTCGCTATGTTGACGAAGCTCGGGTTTCTCTTATTCAAAAATGTTGACAAAGTTCGAGTTTCTGATTTCAT CAAAGGTTTCAAGACCAAAGATGATATCGAATCAGATAAAATCGAACAATCTCTACGCAATTCTATCATGGAAATTGTGAGGAAAAGAGAGGATAAAGTGTTCAAAGGACAAGGACAGAACTTTGGGAATGACTTTCTGGGATCATTGCTTGCAGCTCACCATGCTGCTGACAAGAAAAATCGGATTTCTGTTGATAATGTCATTGATGAATGCAAGGTATTTTTTCTTGCGGGACATGAGACAACTACCAGCTTGCTTTCTTGGACGTTTCTTTTCTTGGCGATTCACACAGATTGGCAAGAAAAGGCGAGAAACGAGGTGTTTCAAGTGTTCGGCCAAGAAAATCCAAAATCCGAAAGTCTAGCCAAATTAAAAATT GTAAACATGATCATCAACGAGACCCTAAGGCTATACAGCCCAGTGACAAATCTTACTCGAAGAGCGAAAAGCAACGTAAGGCTAGGAAAGTACGAGCTCCCGGCTCACATGGAAATAAGCATTCCCACTCTAGAACTCCATAGAAGTCGAGAAATATGGGGAGAAGATGCTCACCTTTTCAAACCAGAGAGATTTGCAGAAGGGGTGGCTAAGGCAACAAGAAATAACCCCATGGCATTCCTTCCGTTCGGATTCGGCCCAAGAACGTGCGTAGGATTGAACTTTGCAAGCAATGAAGCGAAGATTGCACTCTCTATGATCCTTCAACAGTTCAAGTTCACATTGTCTCCGAGTTATGTTCACTCTCCTATCCCCCTTGTCACAGTTCGTCCTCAACATGGTTTGCCAATCATTTTGCAACCATTGGAACGATGA